The DNA sequence TCATTGACCCTTCCTATATGTGAAGAACCTTATAAATCAAAAACATTATTTTCTTTTTTTGACGGACTGATTCCTGAAGGCTGGCTTCTTGATATTGTAAGCCGTAATTGGAAGATAGATACTAAGGACAGATTTGCATTGCTTTTAGTTGCTTGTAAAGACCCTATCGGAAACGTCAGTATCAGAGAGGAAAAGATATGAACTGTCTGTGTTGCGGAAAGCCGATAAAAGACAATAGCGGAAATAGCGGCTGGCATAAAACATGTATAAAAAAATTTTTCACAACAACCGTTATTCCGGAAATTGAAATAACAGACTCAGTGCTGGAAGAACTTGCAAAAGAAAGCACCAATAAAGGGTATACTATTCCGGGTGTTCAGAAAAAACTTTCATTACATCTTTCAAAGGAAGCTTATCCCAGGTTGACTGTTGTGAATTACCCGACGGGATATATTTTAAAACCTCAAGTAAAAGAATTTCGTGCACTGCCGGAGGCTGAACATATTGTTATGTCTATGGCAGATAAAGCTAAGATTAGAACCGTTCCTCACGCTCTTGTAAAAAGCAAAGACTCTTATGCGTATATTACAAAAAGAATAGATCGTGTTTTTTCAAAAGATTCCAATGTAAAGATGTTTGCAATGGAAGATTT is a window from the Treponema denticola genome containing:
- a CDS encoding HipA N-terminal domain-containing protein; its protein translation is MKNIFRTAYVYVYNNFAGKLSETDEGYSFSYDKTYIKASNHPVSLTLPICEEPYKSKTLFSFFDGLIPEGWLLDIVSRNWKIDTKDRFALLLVACKDPIGNVSIREEKI